The Rutidosis leptorrhynchoides isolate AG116_Rl617_1_P2 unplaced genomic scaffold, CSIRO_AGI_Rlap_v1 contig625, whole genome shotgun sequence genome contains the following window.
CTTCTTCTTCCTCGTCTTCttcttttattatttcatttattatatatatatgtgcttCTTCTCTCCAGTCATTCAATCAATCAAAACTTAGCTTTTTAGTAGTAACAATGGCAGCTGGTTTTAATTATAATCCTTTCTCTGAAAATGAAGAGTTATTCACCAGCATGCCATCTGATATCTTACTCAGACAAGTTTCTAGACTTGGAAACCATAACCACCACCATCTCCACCACCACACCCACCACCACCATTCTCAGCATTGCGACATGGGCGACATAGCTCACCGTTTCGATTCTCTTTCTCTTCCACAACGCCGCCATAGCCAAACCACTCCCAGATTTCCTATTCTTGATCAAACCCaggcaatctctctctctctctcatttttCAAGCTTCTGCATTGATGACCAGCTGAGTATATTTGTctttttgttttgttttatttgCAGAGATTGAGAAAGCCATTGATGAACCCATTGATGCTACCTGAGCAAAACTTAATCAGTGGCATTCTTCAGCTACCTTCCATTCCAAACTCTCACCCTCACCATTATCTCCAACCATCTCAAATGGAGGTGAGTGCCATTTCTTCTTTTTCcggtataaatttttaaaatttaaatcaaACCCAGAAAATAAAAACTTGAAATTTCTATAGTCCTTTTCCAGCCCGGATATCTAGACTGGGAAAGTGATTTCATTTATGAGTTGTCTTTTTCAGAAAGTAATTTTACTTCTAGTAGCTTTTTTAAAAAAAGTAGATTAACTTACTTTTAAGTAAGAAGTAAATAGGAAAACTCAAAGGTTCCATTTTTGTATAGGTTGACAGGTACCTTGCAAGAGCTATGGTTTTACAACATCAACAGAAGGAAGAACAACAGAAACAGCTTCTTCTGCAAAACCGCTTACGAAACCGGATTTTACCTTTCCAGGGAAGGAACAGTGGTAATGGTGGTTGTTTTCCGTTACGCGGAAATAGTGAATCTGGAGGTGGAACAGGCGTGTTCCATCCTCGTGTCGTTAACCCCACTACTATTCCCATTACCGGAGAAAATAAACGGAAGCAAACAGGTgtgtgtattattatcattatcattatttttgtttctgttttatggtaattaattaatttatggggtatttatatatgtagataatCATAATTGTTTTGGTTTTGGACCACTTTCTTTTTAGTTAAGCTCTTTCTAATTATGGTTTGAAAAATATTGGTTAACTGATCTAAAATCTACTACCTCCGTCCCAAATTAGATTACGtacaatttatatataaatatttgcatCTAATTTGGGACGGAAGTAGTATAAAATAGGCTACATTGTTCAGTGGTTGACGATTTCCTTTGTTGGATTTATTCTCTAGATCAGAGACTCAAATAGATGAGAATCAATAATGAAGTATAAGGATTTAGGTAGATATGGCCATGGTTCGGTTCGAAATCAGAATTGAACCGGATCAAAGTCGAACCTAATAGGTCAATATGATTCTATTTTCGGAACCTTATTGTTGGTATCGAAATTTTTTGGATTCCATTCTTGTTCTTATTTTGTAAAGTTAATATCTGATCGCCTAGAACCAAACTGTTCCGATTtggtttaataaaatttataatttcggtttgatttataagtttaagaATTATGAACCATCGGTTTTGAACCGAAACCCGGACCGAGACCACCTCTAGATTAAGGAAGAATAAATGCGGTTTTTATCTCGTGTGGTGCATTCTAttataaatttaatgtcatataTACAAATAGGTACTTTAGGTGATCTAGTTTCATATATTCGGAACAATCCAAAATATTAATTAGGGTCTCTAGACATTCTTTTTATTGCTATCATTATTTAATAAGCAGGAGCCCATTAAACTAAACTTACTTCCTTAATTTAGTATATTCCTTTTGGTAAACTACAATTAAATTGAATAATTTAGTTGTTTACAGTCGTAATCACAAAGATAATAGAGCTATTAGTTTTGTTAACAAGACTGATTGCTTTGATAATTGTGGGGGCGTGATTACAGAGTCCAGAGTAATTAACACATAATCATCACAATTATGGACTGCTCATTGTGTTCTTTGTGTGTCTTGAGCATACCATGTCTTTGCTCTAGCCTTTAAAAAACGCATTTTTTATACAAAATGACAATAAAAAATGTATTTTAAGGGGGACTTAGCCAAGACGAAGTGGATAAATTTTGAGTTACAAGGGGTTAATTGTAAGTTTTTTAATGGCAAGTGGATAAAAAATGTATTTTTGTTTGTGGGTCTGGTGAAAGACAGAAATAGgaaaagtttttatttatttatgactATTCAGAGTATGATAATAAAAATGCATGGTGTTGACAATGTCACTCATAAATTTTTCAGCCTTTAATGTGATTGAGAAGCCTAGTTCTATCTATTTGTTTCAAGAATAGAAACCCCATAATTAGTTGGAGTTAATTAGTATTTAAGGGTACAAGATAAAGATTAATGAACTCACTAAGAAGGTTCACCTTATTAAAAATAGGCTGCATAGTTCGATACATCGATGTCTCACGTCTATCGGGGTTTCTCCGTTTGGTGTCAAGAGCATTCATCGTCGATAAAAAAACACATTTTTTATTCATCTTGTTCCTAAACAACAAACGAACACGTCTTTATGTTTTTAGCCGGTCTAGAAAATTAAGAAATCGATATTCATATCGAATCGATAATGATATGTGATCTTTCGTTCAAAATTTAAAATCCTATGATGTATAGAAATTTTTTTAGAGACAAATAATGTTTGAAATTTGGAGAATAATAATATAAGATACACTGTACATATATGGACTTTAATTTTCTAATGGAGGGAAAAGAAATTCACTGAAAGTAAGTAGTCGGCGTGTTGGCCAGTTTATCAACCATGGTTGATTAGTCGGTGTCATTAGTGCTAATTAAAAGCACTTAGTTTCCATTTAAAGAAAAGCAATCCAGCAGTAAACTGCTAAACAAAGGCAAAAATGACCATTTGGTCCATGTTTCAAACGTTGTTAAACTACATCGTCCCTCCAAACATAAAATGAACTAAATCGTCCCTCAAACGTTAACTTTTGAACTACTTAGTCCCTCGTCCGTTAGTATCGTTAAGTTTTGCCTACGTGTCAATTTTAGCCAATCAGAAAGCGACACGTGTACATGACGTGTTAAAAATTCCACATAGACTTATCGAACCGATTTAAAATGAATTGATTTGATTTAAAACAGATTGAACCGATTTGAATCGATGAACAGTGTCATCTTCTTCCTCACAACTTTCTCTCTCCTCCAGTTTTCTCTCTCTACTGCTCAAATTCCGTTCTCACTATTCCGGCCACCTCCGGCCACGTTCTTGGTACCAAAAGATTTCTCTCTCCATCACGAACACGATGGTACCAATTAATGACTCTAACTCGCTCTAAATTTTCCGAATTTCCGAGTCAAAATTTTGGTCAAATATTATAAATCGTTCGAATTAGCCTAATTCCttttaacaacatgttcttaaggtTGTATAAAGCGAACCGTACCATTCTTGGAGCTTAACTCGACGATCGGAGTGAAACGTCGAATTTGAGGTAAAACTTTCGAAGCTTCCTTTTAGTTGTTTTACTTCGTTTCCGGCATATATAACCTTTTTACAACCTTAAGAACTTGTTGTTAAAAGGAATTAGGCTAATTCGAACGATTTATAAAATTTGACCGAAATTTTGACTCCGGAATTCGGAAAATTTAGAGTCATTAATTGGTACCATCATGTTCGTGACGGATAGAGGAATCTTTTGGTACCAAGAACGTGGCCGGAGGTGGTCGGAATAGTGAGAACGGAATTTGAGCAGTAGAGAGAGAAACTGGAGGAGAGAGAAAGTTGTGTGGAAGAAGATGACACTGTTCATCGGTTCAAATCGGTTCGATTTGTTTAATTCGGTTCAATCCGTTTTAAATCAAATCAATTCGTTTTAAATCGGTTCGATAAGTCTATGTGGAATTTTTAACACGTCATGTACACGTGTCGCTTTCTGATTGGCTAAAATTGACACGTAGGCAAAACTTAACGATACTAATGGACGAGGGACTAAGTAGTTCAAAAGTTAACGTTTGAGGAACGATTTAGTTCATTTTATATTTGGAGGGACGATGTAGTTCAACAACGTTTGAAACAGGGACCAAATGATTATTTTTGCCgctaaacaaatgaacaaaattaaCGATTCTctccatatataaatacatattcagTACTCAGCTCTGATAATAACTATCcacaataaaaaaagaaaaaatgtCCACACAAGCCATAGCAACTTCTACATCAATTTTCTTTCCAGTAGTGATTGTAATTGATCGCCATTGGAGCATAATAACAAGATGGTATTCGATCTTAATCGCGTCATCAATCACCACTTTTGCAGTAATTTACTCTCTAAACCTGTTAATGGAGGTCTCAATTGGAACAAAACCTCCCAATTTTCAAATCAACTCTCTTTCAGTTTCCGATCTCAACGTCTCAGACACAAAGCTAGCAGCAATTTGGAACGCAAGCTTCAGAATCTACAACCCTAATCACGGAATGGAGTTATTTCTACACCGAATCGACGGAATCGTGTTTTACAAGGAAGAAGAAGCTCTTTCGATCAGTTCAATTGATGGGTTCAATTTGGGTTCACGGGAAAAGAAATTAGTGTCAATGCAGTTTGCAACAACTGGGTATGAGGGAGATCAGCCAATTGTAGAGTACCCTGTTTTGAGAGAGATTGCAAAGGATCAAGAACATGGAACGGTGCGTTTTAGTGTCAGGTTGGATTTGTTGGGATATTATAAGTCAAAGTTTTTCAGATGCCGGTCAAGAGCTGTTGTTGTCAAGTCTTATTGCTCGGATTTGAAAGTTGGGGTTGGAAATGGTCATGGCTATATTCAAAATGTACCTAGGATTTGTCCTCTTGTAATCTTCGATAATTAATTTTGCTTATTTAGTTTTATTTTCCAAATAGCTTACTTTctgttttgttaaaaaaaaataaaaaattaaatataaCTTTGAGAaaaattttatctcatgtacaataGCGAGATTTTTTCAATTTTAAATCTATTCTAATTGCAaattgaattacaaattttattgtcaaatcaacgCCGGACACATGGCGTTTTAGTAACGAATAATAATTTGACACATGTATTTTAAAACTTTGAGTTTAATTAGATTTCAAGTTATAATTTTAAGTCAATGATATCATTTTTTCCTATTCTAATTAGAAAATAAAAACACAATAAAAACATAATGATTTCTAATAAAATTCTATCAATTACTTTttcctaatataata
Protein-coding sequences here:
- the LOC139884939 gene encoding uncharacterized protein codes for the protein MSTQAIATSTSIFFPVVIVIDRHWSIITRWYSILIASSITTFAVIYSLNLLMEVSIGTKPPNFQINSLSVSDLNVSDTKLAAIWNASFRIYNPNHGMELFLHRIDGIVFYKEEEALSISSIDGFNLGSREKKLVSMQFATTGYEGDQPIVEYPVLREIAKDQEHGTVRFSVRLDLLGYYKSKFFRCRSRAVVVKSYCSDLKVGVGNGHGYIQNVPRICPLVIFDN